Proteins encoded together in one Pyramidobacter piscolens W5455 window:
- the glmU gene encoding bifunctional UDP-N-acetylglucosamine diphosphorylase/glucosamine-1-phosphate N-acetyltransferase GlmU, whose translation MTRPEKCSALILAAGKGTRMQSAVPKVMQPLLEEPMLYYVLRALRAAGIDDIAVVVGHGGEHVGAWLAQNAPDAKVIWQKEQLGTGHAVMSAADWIRERDRVLVVNGDMPMITEQEIGAFLDQAAAADAAFMTCDLAEPASYGRVVRSGGGVRIVEAKDASPEQLRISEINAGVYLFDVPMLLEGLSGLTQSNSQREYYIVDLVSWACRRGLNVVPVKLGADNLAGVNNPLELAALSLKMRDRLLAEWMLKGVKCVDPGTVWVSPRVVFHGEAFLSPNVQIWGCSEIGAGCRLGSGTILRRCVLKDNVQCLGYVVAEDIVAEENVKMGPFCFLRDGTHLLRDSFAGKFVEIKNSEIGEGTKVPHLSYMGDAVIGAETNIGAASVTCNYDGVNKNKTRIGARCFIGSDTMFVAPVNIGDGAVVGAGSVITRDVPAGALAVARNRQVVREGWAQRKKVEHEKNMEA comes from the coding sequence ATGACGCGGCCGGAGAAATGCAGCGCGTTGATATTGGCTGCCGGCAAGGGAACGAGAATGCAGAGCGCGGTTCCCAAGGTGATGCAACCTCTCCTCGAAGAGCCGATGCTTTACTACGTTTTACGAGCGCTGCGAGCCGCCGGCATCGACGACATCGCCGTTGTGGTCGGACACGGAGGGGAACATGTCGGGGCCTGGCTCGCGCAGAATGCCCCCGACGCCAAAGTGATCTGGCAAAAAGAGCAGCTTGGCACCGGACATGCGGTCATGAGCGCTGCCGATTGGATCAGAGAGCGTGACCGCGTTTTGGTCGTGAACGGTGACATGCCGATGATCACCGAACAAGAGATCGGCGCTTTTCTTGACCAGGCGGCCGCGGCGGACGCGGCGTTTATGACCTGCGACCTGGCCGAACCGGCTTCCTACGGCCGCGTCGTCAGGAGCGGAGGCGGCGTCCGCATCGTGGAGGCAAAGGACGCGTCGCCTGAGCAGCTGCGCATATCCGAAATAAACGCCGGCGTCTACCTGTTCGATGTTCCCATGCTTCTCGAGGGGCTTTCCGGCTTGACGCAAAGCAACAGCCAAAGAGAATATTACATTGTCGATCTCGTTTCCTGGGCCTGCCGTCGCGGCCTGAACGTCGTTCCGGTGAAACTCGGCGCCGACAATCTTGCCGGCGTGAACAATCCGCTCGAGCTCGCCGCGCTTTCGCTGAAAATGCGGGACCGCCTGCTCGCGGAGTGGATGCTCAAAGGGGTAAAATGCGTTGACCCGGGCACGGTATGGGTCTCGCCGCGGGTTGTGTTCCACGGTGAAGCGTTCCTTTCCCCGAACGTCCAGATCTGGGGATGCAGCGAGATCGGCGCGGGCTGCCGCCTCGGTTCGGGAACGATCCTCCGTCGTTGCGTATTGAAGGACAACGTGCAGTGTCTCGGCTATGTGGTCGCCGAGGATATCGTCGCGGAAGAAAACGTGAAAATGGGGCCCTTCTGTTTCTTGCGGGACGGCACGCATCTTCTGAGGGATTCTTTTGCCGGAAAATTCGTCGAGATCAAAAACAGCGAGATCGGCGAAGGGACGAAAGTTCCTCACCTGAGCTATATGGGGGACGCCGTGATCGGCGCGGAAACAAATATCGGAGCGGCATCCGTCACATGCAACTACGACGGCGTCAATAAAAACAAAACGCGGATCGGGGCCCGCTGTTTCATCGGCAGCGACACGATGTTCGTCGCCCCTGTGAACATCGGCGACGGCGCCGTGGTCGGCGCAGGGTCGGTCATCACTCGGGACGTCCCCGCGGGCGCGCTCGCCGTGGCGAGAAACCGTCAGGTCGTGCGCGAGGGATGGGCACAAAGAAAAAAGGTTGAGCACGAAAAAAATATGGAGGCTTGA
- a CDS encoding DEAD/DEAH box helicase translates to MPTRQEALALDSDLKVLEVGESRLLEEPPLDSEKLRSGDSFLRRGHTLSGWLNAKSGMLVATPGALVTPFRFGKTGLTLAAGKRLGRDTLTSWLAENGYRRAELVWQPGEFAVRGALVDFFDPSEKAPLRVEFFDEDVESIRFFQPRSQRSFQNLPHFIVRSVNHSEDEQRERSWGNYGTLLVQPRRLEDSFAAFCELYNALVEEKQRLAPDAFERFLLDTGRLPRLRVSAPGEGVHQDTLDFGAVPYFRGDLRAARAYVDSHLRAGFKIHIASRNLTGSSFPEQVSFQRGSSLSGGVVVKDRNEIWISDAELFGINEVAEEEINRGMPLDLEASLKKDQWVIHEKYGVCQLEGTSVENFGGQDYETIVLRFADNERLIIPTAELFRLTPWNGNGVPELDSLKSKRWRSAWKKAEAQIEAEAQGLLNLYAQRELADGRAFGRDGDLLKRFEESFPYKETVDQLRAIRDVKHDMERRWPMDRLIVGDVGYGKTEVVLRAAVKTVENGAQAAIIAPTTVLALQHYRTCVARVGELPIRVELLSRMIPKKKQKEILDETANGRVDILIGTHRLFQDDIRFKDLGLLIIDEEHRFGVKHKERLKVAHPGLDVLSLSATPIPRSLSMAMRGIRDISVIATSPRGRGEVFTVTSRWDPSLAHDAVLRELMRGGQVYYLHNRIDDIEQIAARLANRFPGHRTAVAHGQMGERELEKTMNEFYDGKIEILVCTTIIESGLDVPRANTLIVDDVRRLGLAQMHQIRGRIGRRSENAYALFFYESEESGGQTRERLEALGAVGSQNGGYQLAQRDLEIRGAGEILGTEQHGFKERIGYTLYLKKLKERVDQLRGIEIKPALVDLAMPLVIPVDYVPQTDLRIGLYRRLLSPLSAQEYEEMQAELLDRYGPLPEQVQGLLDAALVRGEGGALGIERLRVSEAFVALEGPLGEDIFSPPRWIVKNGARLGAGGVNGLHAAAGELMKKAVPRP, encoded by the coding sequence GTGCCGACGCGGCAGGAGGCGCTGGCTCTGGATTCTGATTTGAAAGTGCTGGAGGTCGGAGAAAGCCGCCTGCTCGAAGAGCCCCCTTTGGACAGCGAGAAGCTGCGGAGCGGGGATTCTTTTCTGCGGCGCGGCCATACGCTTTCAGGATGGCTCAATGCAAAGAGCGGGATGTTGGTGGCCACCCCGGGAGCGTTGGTCACGCCGTTTCGCTTCGGCAAAACGGGATTGACTTTGGCGGCCGGCAAACGCTTGGGACGAGACACGCTCACGTCCTGGCTTGCCGAAAACGGCTATCGGCGCGCGGAGTTGGTGTGGCAGCCCGGCGAATTTGCGGTTCGCGGCGCTCTCGTCGATTTTTTCGATCCCTCTGAAAAGGCGCCTCTGCGCGTCGAGTTTTTTGACGAGGACGTGGAATCGATCCGTTTTTTTCAGCCCCGTTCGCAGAGGAGTTTTCAAAATCTGCCGCATTTCATTGTGCGCAGCGTCAATCACAGCGAAGACGAACAGCGCGAAAGGAGCTGGGGCAATTATGGAACGCTGCTGGTCCAACCTCGCCGACTCGAGGACAGCTTTGCGGCTTTTTGCGAGCTTTATAACGCGCTTGTCGAAGAAAAACAGCGGCTTGCGCCCGACGCGTTCGAAAGGTTTCTGCTGGACACGGGGCGTTTGCCGCGCTTAAGAGTATCGGCTCCCGGGGAGGGCGTCCACCAGGACACCCTTGATTTCGGCGCCGTTCCTTATTTTCGGGGCGATCTGAGAGCGGCCCGCGCGTATGTCGACAGCCATCTGCGCGCAGGATTCAAGATCCATATCGCCAGCCGCAACCTGACCGGAAGTTCATTTCCTGAGCAGGTTTCTTTTCAGCGGGGCAGCAGTTTAAGCGGCGGCGTCGTGGTGAAGGACCGGAACGAGATCTGGATTTCCGACGCGGAGCTTTTCGGCATCAACGAAGTTGCCGAGGAAGAGATCAATCGCGGCATGCCTCTGGACCTCGAGGCGAGCTTGAAGAAGGACCAGTGGGTCATCCACGAAAAATATGGCGTCTGCCAGCTTGAGGGGACATCGGTCGAAAATTTTGGCGGGCAGGATTACGAAACCATCGTTCTGCGGTTCGCCGACAACGAAAGACTGATTATCCCCACCGCTGAACTTTTCCGCCTCACCCCGTGGAACGGTAACGGCGTTCCCGAGCTCGACAGCCTCAAGTCGAAGCGCTGGCGTTCGGCATGGAAAAAGGCGGAAGCGCAAATCGAAGCGGAAGCGCAGGGGCTCCTGAATCTCTACGCCCAGCGCGAACTGGCCGACGGGCGCGCTTTTGGACGCGACGGCGACCTGCTGAAACGCTTTGAGGAAAGCTTTCCCTACAAAGAAACCGTCGATCAGCTTCGGGCGATCCGCGACGTCAAGCACGACATGGAACGCCGCTGGCCCATGGATCGTCTCATTGTCGGAGACGTCGGTTACGGCAAAACAGAGGTTGTGCTGCGCGCGGCGGTCAAGACTGTCGAAAATGGCGCGCAAGCGGCGATTATTGCGCCGACAACGGTTTTGGCCCTCCAGCATTATCGCACCTGCGTCGCCAGAGTCGGCGAACTTCCGATTCGTGTCGAGCTGCTTTCGCGGATGATCCCCAAGAAAAAGCAGAAGGAAATTCTCGACGAAACGGCAAACGGCCGTGTCGATATCCTGATCGGCACCCATCGCCTTTTTCAGGACGACATTCGATTCAAAGACTTGGGACTGCTGATAATCGACGAAGAACACCGTTTTGGCGTCAAACATAAAGAGCGGCTGAAAGTGGCGCACCCCGGGCTGGACGTGCTTTCTCTTTCGGCGACGCCGATTCCCAGAAGCCTCTCCATGGCGATGCGCGGCATCCGGGACATTTCCGTGATCGCCACTTCGCCGCGAGGGCGCGGCGAAGTCTTTACCGTGACCTCCCGATGGGATCCCAGTCTGGCGCATGACGCGGTTCTCCGCGAGCTCATGCGAGGCGGACAGGTATACTATCTGCATAATCGCATCGACGACATAGAACAGATCGCGGCGCGTCTTGCCAACCGTTTCCCCGGACACCGCACGGCCGTCGCTCACGGGCAAATGGGAGAGCGCGAGCTTGAGAAGACGATGAACGAATTCTATGACGGCAAAATTGAAATCCTGGTGTGCACGACGATCATCGAAAGCGGGCTCGACGTGCCGCGGGCCAACACGCTGATCGTCGACGACGTCAGGCGCCTTGGCCTGGCGCAGATGCATCAGATACGCGGCCGCATCGGGCGGCGCAGCGAGAATGCTTACGCTCTGTTTTTTTATGAATCCGAAGAAAGCGGCGGCCAGACCCGCGAACGCCTCGAGGCTTTGGGCGCCGTCGGCTCGCAGAATGGCGGCTATCAACTGGCGCAGCGCGATCTCGAGATCCGCGGGGCGGGCGAGATTCTCGGAACGGAACAGCATGGCTTCAAGGAACGCATTGGTTACACTCTTTATCTGAAAAAATTGAAGGAACGCGTCGACCAGTTGCGAGGGATCGAAATAAAGCCCGCGCTGGTCGATTTGGCCATGCCGCTGGTGATTCCTGTGGATTATGTACCGCAGACGGATCTGCGCATCGGGTTGTACAGACGCTTGTTATCGCCCTTGAGCGCTCAGGAATACGAGGAAATGCAGGCGGAACTTCTTGATCGCTACGGTCCTTTGCCCGAGCAAGTTCAGGGGCTGCTTGACGCGGCTCTGGTCCGCGGCGAAGGCGGGGCTCTCGGGATAGAGAGGCTTCGGGTCTCGGAGGCGTTTGTCGCTCTTGAGGGACCTTTGGGAGAGGATATTTTTTCGCCTCCGCGCTGGATCGTGAAAAACGGCGCGCGCCTCGGCGCTGGCGGCGTCAACGGACTGCATGCCGCCGCCGGGGAATTGATGAAAAAGGCCGTTCCCCGGCCGTGA
- a CDS encoding 50S ribosomal protein L25, translating into MSEAVQIVLENREGSGSAYCGRLRKEGFLPAVVYGPALEQTYSVKVETKTMLPYLMSDDVKKTVFAAKLPNGEVKNCVIKSATKNYATDRLLHIDFYCANE; encoded by the coding sequence ATGTCGGAAGCAGTTCAGATTGTTCTTGAGAATCGCGAGGGTTCGGGTTCGGCGTACTGTGGGCGTTTGCGCAAGGAAGGCTTTCTTCCCGCCGTCGTCTATGGACCGGCCCTCGAGCAGACGTACTCCGTTAAGGTGGAGACAAAAACGATGCTGCCCTACCTGATGTCGGACGATGTGAAGAAGACCGTCTTCGCCGCGAAACTTCCCAACGGGGAAGTGAAAAACTGCGTGATCAAGTCCGCCACGAAGAATTACGCCACGGACCGGCTGTTGCACATCGACTTTTACTGCGCGAACGAATAA
- a CDS encoding alpha/beta hydrolase family protein, with protein sequence MTEKKTVQFDDLLHFKFLSCPRLSPDGSLAVYQVAQADLEKDGYDTNLWLYDCGAGRSRQVTFANADKTARWTPDGKALVFTSKRDASLEKDATALYRLELGGGEARRLGVVPLPVNDLWPLPDGKILLSAVYTPEEPNPENAQYKVYTQIPFWQNGKNFTGQRRTALALWNPQSGELRRLTPDRMDVLDCTLSPGGGAALLVAEEYEKVKPLCSHVWRLDLESGAMDCLSEGLEYSFKTAGWSGGRVIVVASDMKRYGMNENALVFELKDKKLTCLTPDLDTSFHNSMVGDCRYGVETQYGLIDGDGLYYISTQGTSSQIHFNDLNGHDRSLTPGLLSADCFDARGGRVVVVGFRGLQLQELYAAGAGEEAQLTHHNDSFMAQFELSQPEHYTVDNGEGLTIDCWYMKPVGAEPGKKYPTIFDIHGGPKATYGALYLHEAQCWAALGYAVIFCNPRGGDGRGNEFADIRGFYGVKDYQDFNAMLDWAVAHFDFIDAERLGVTGGSYGGYMTNWMISHSGRFKCAASQRGICNWISFDGVSDIGWYFGTDQQGGSGPLTDPEGAWNASPLKYVGNVKTPTLFIHSAEDRRCPDEQAFQFYTALQVLGVETRLCYFLGENHELSRSGKPRSRLARLREITGWMDRFLKK encoded by the coding sequence ATGACGGAAAAGAAAACGGTACAGTTCGACGATCTGCTTCATTTCAAGTTCCTTTCGTGCCCGCGGCTTTCGCCGGACGGCTCGCTGGCGGTCTATCAGGTCGCCCAGGCCGACCTCGAAAAGGACGGCTACGACACCAACCTGTGGCTGTACGACTGCGGCGCGGGGCGCAGCCGTCAGGTCACCTTCGCCAACGCCGACAAAACTGCGCGCTGGACGCCGGACGGCAAAGCGCTGGTTTTCACGTCGAAGCGCGACGCCTCGCTGGAGAAGGACGCGACGGCGCTCTACCGGCTGGAACTCGGCGGCGGCGAAGCCCGCCGCCTGGGCGTCGTGCCGCTGCCCGTGAACGACCTGTGGCCGCTGCCGGACGGCAAAATTCTGCTCAGCGCCGTTTACACGCCGGAAGAACCGAATCCCGAGAACGCGCAGTACAAGGTTTACACGCAGATCCCGTTCTGGCAGAACGGCAAGAACTTTACCGGCCAGCGCCGCACCGCGCTGGCGCTGTGGAATCCTCAGTCCGGCGAGCTCAGGCGCCTGACGCCCGACCGCATGGACGTGCTCGACTGCACGCTGTCGCCCGGCGGCGGCGCGGCGCTGCTGGTGGCCGAAGAGTACGAGAAGGTCAAACCGCTGTGCAGTCACGTCTGGCGGCTCGACCTCGAAAGCGGCGCGATGGACTGCCTCAGCGAAGGGCTCGAGTACAGTTTCAAGACGGCGGGCTGGAGCGGCGGGCGCGTCATCGTCGTCGCCAGCGACATGAAACGCTACGGCATGAACGAGAACGCCCTGGTCTTCGAGCTGAAGGACAAAAAACTGACCTGTCTGACGCCGGATCTCGACACCAGCTTCCACAACAGCATGGTCGGCGACTGCCGTTACGGCGTGGAAACGCAGTACGGCCTGATCGACGGCGACGGCCTGTATTACATTTCCACGCAGGGGACGAGCAGTCAGATCCACTTCAACGACCTGAACGGACACGACCGCAGCCTGACGCCGGGTCTGCTTTCGGCCGATTGTTTCGACGCGCGCGGCGGGCGAGTGGTCGTCGTAGGATTCCGCGGCCTGCAGCTGCAGGAACTGTACGCCGCCGGAGCGGGCGAAGAAGCGCAACTGACGCATCACAACGATTCTTTCATGGCGCAGTTCGAGCTTTCGCAGCCCGAACACTATACGGTGGACAACGGCGAGGGGCTGACGATCGACTGCTGGTACATGAAACCGGTGGGCGCCGAACCGGGCAAAAAATATCCGACGATCTTCGACATCCACGGCGGCCCCAAGGCGACGTACGGCGCGCTGTATCTCCACGAGGCCCAGTGCTGGGCGGCGCTCGGCTACGCGGTGATCTTCTGCAATCCGCGCGGCGGCGACGGGCGCGGCAACGAGTTCGCGGACATCCGCGGCTTCTACGGCGTCAAGGACTATCAGGACTTCAACGCCATGCTCGACTGGGCGGTCGCGCATTTCGACTTTATCGACGCGGAGCGCCTGGGAGTGACCGGCGGATCGTACGGCGGTTACATGACCAACTGGATGATCTCGCACAGCGGCCGCTTCAAGTGCGCGGCCTCGCAGCGCGGCATCTGCAACTGGATCTCCTTCGACGGCGTCAGCGACATCGGCTGGTATTTCGGCACCGACCAGCAGGGCGGCAGCGGCCCGCTGACCGATCCGGAGGGCGCGTGGAACGCCTCGCCGCTCAAGTACGTGGGGAACGTGAAGACGCCGACGCTGTTCATCCATTCCGCGGAGGATCGCCGCTGTCCGGACGAGCAGGCGTTCCAGTTTTACACGGCCTTGCAGGTCCTCGGCGTGGAGACGCGGCTGTGTTATTTCCTCGGCGAGAATCACGAGTTGAGCCGATCGGGCAAGCCCCGCAGCCGTCTGGCCCGTCTGCGCGAGATCACCGGCTGGATGGACCGTTTCCTGAAAAAATAG
- a CDS encoding ribose-phosphate diphosphokinase, with translation MMSSERQIMVISGTAHPEFAEKVSQELGIRLANVTHYNFADGEVGFRIEESVRGADVYVIQPTCKPVNDNLMELLIMVDALKRASAGRINLVMPYFGYARQDRQAKGREPISAKLVANMIEHAGTDRVVTADLHARQIQGFFDIPVDHLLGVPLLAGWFKEHVIGDQDTSQFVVVSPDAGGVVRARKLATLLRAEISIVDKRRRHDMANICEVMEIIGTDVADKTCIIIDDMIDTAGTIVNAAKALESLGAKEVYCSATHGLLSGPAIDRLSDEAVTKVVVTDTIPLPAERKLDKIVQVSMAPVFAEAIRRIHTDGSVSDLFE, from the coding sequence ATGATGTCGAGCGAGAGGCAGATCATGGTTATTTCCGGTACCGCCCATCCCGAGTTCGCGGAGAAAGTGAGCCAGGAACTGGGGATCAGGCTGGCGAACGTTACCCATTACAACTTCGCCGACGGAGAGGTGGGCTTCCGCATCGAAGAGAGCGTCCGCGGCGCAGACGTGTATGTGATCCAGCCGACGTGCAAGCCCGTCAACGACAACTTGATGGAACTGCTGATCATGGTCGACGCGCTGAAGAGAGCCTCCGCGGGAAGAATCAACCTTGTCATGCCCTATTTCGGTTATGCCCGTCAGGATCGCCAGGCCAAGGGGCGAGAGCCGATCTCGGCCAAACTGGTCGCGAATATGATTGAGCATGCCGGCACGGACCGCGTCGTTACGGCAGACCTGCACGCGCGACAGATCCAGGGTTTTTTTGACATTCCCGTGGATCACCTCTTGGGCGTGCCGCTTCTGGCCGGCTGGTTCAAAGAGCATGTGATCGGCGATCAAGACACCAGTCAATTCGTCGTCGTGTCGCCCGACGCCGGCGGGGTCGTCCGCGCCCGGAAACTTGCGACCCTCCTCAGAGCGGAGATTTCCATCGTCGATAAGCGCCGCCGTCACGACATGGCCAATATTTGCGAGGTCATGGAAATCATCGGCACCGACGTGGCCGATAAAACGTGCATTATCATCGACGATATGATCGATACGGCCGGCACGATCGTCAACGCGGCCAAAGCGTTGGAAAGCCTGGGCGCCAAGGAGGTCTACTGCTCGGCGACCCATGGCCTGCTCTCCGGCCCCGCCATCGACCGCTTAAGCGACGAGGCCGTCACAAAAGTCGTTGTGACCGACACGATCCCATTGCCAGCGGAAAGAAAATTGGATAAAATAGTGCAAGTGTCCATGGCCCCGGTTTTTGCCGAGGCTATTCGAAGGATTCACACTGATGGGTCCGTGAGCGATCTTTTTGAGTGA
- the mazG gene encoding nucleoside triphosphate pyrophosphohydrolase, protein MDKEPGRFSELIETMKKLRSPDGCPWDRKQDYESLRPHIIEEAYELVDAIERRETERNMKHVLEECGDLLLQVIFIGTIAEEKGDFSIDDIPRVITEKLIRRHPHIFGPPPAEAHEGAPTSWEEIKRQERQAAQTRDVSVLTGVPRRLPALTKACRIQEKAAGVGFDWPQGEQTPVVEKIKEELVEVCEVLDADKKQELTGEIGDLLFAVVNLSRRCGIDPDLALSRTNAKFERRFRYIETQIEQDGKKWNDLSLNDLIYLWNQAKKASL, encoded by the coding sequence ATGGACAAGGAGCCCGGTCGTTTCTCCGAACTCATAGAGACCATGAAAAAACTGCGCTCTCCAGACGGCTGTCCCTGGGATCGCAAACAGGATTACGAGTCTCTCCGTCCGCATATTATCGAAGAAGCCTACGAGTTGGTAGACGCTATTGAACGCCGCGAGACCGAGAGGAACATGAAACACGTTCTTGAAGAATGCGGGGATTTGCTGCTTCAGGTGATTTTTATCGGCACCATCGCAGAAGAAAAAGGCGATTTTTCCATCGACGACATCCCGAGGGTCATCACCGAGAAGCTCATCCGCCGTCATCCCCACATTTTTGGCCCGCCGCCAGCCGAGGCGCACGAGGGCGCTCCGACCAGCTGGGAGGAAATAAAACGTCAGGAGCGCCAGGCGGCCCAGACACGGGACGTTTCCGTTTTGACGGGAGTGCCGCGCCGTCTGCCCGCTTTGACGAAGGCTTGCAGGATTCAAGAGAAAGCCGCCGGCGTAGGATTCGATTGGCCTCAAGGAGAACAGACGCCGGTTGTGGAGAAGATCAAGGAAGAGCTCGTCGAAGTCTGCGAAGTTCTCGACGCGGATAAAAAGCAGGAGCTTACCGGAGAAATCGGCGATCTCCTGTTCGCGGTCGTGAACCTTTCACGGCGCTGCGGCATTGATCCGGACTTGGCTCTGTCGCGGACAAACGCAAAATTTGAGCGTCGGTTCCGTTATATTGAAACGCAAATTGAGCAGGACGGCAAAAAATGGAATGACCTTTCATTGAACGATTTAATATATTTATGGAATCAAGCGAAGAAAGCGTCCTTGTGA
- the pth gene encoding aminoacyl-tRNA hydrolase, translating to MRLIAGLGNPGTDYALTRHNVGWEVIDCLANRLQAGEPSTKFGGACWGPLNIGGERVVFLKPYTYMNNSGIAVGEIARFYKIEPRDILVVVDDINLPLGRMRIRSKGSAGGHNGLKSVIAHLGSADFPRLRVGVDPCPPHYDMAAWVTGHFSADDRRVVDRSIEKASAFCLEWCSSNAEKLMNRVNSCDVRSVNGEA from the coding sequence TTGCGTCTCATTGCAGGTCTTGGCAATCCCGGTACGGATTACGCTTTAACGCGGCATAACGTCGGCTGGGAAGTGATCGACTGTCTTGCGAATCGTCTGCAGGCCGGCGAGCCGTCGACAAAATTCGGCGGCGCCTGTTGGGGGCCGTTGAATATCGGCGGCGAACGGGTCGTGTTTCTCAAGCCTTATACGTACATGAACAACAGCGGCATAGCCGTGGGGGAAATCGCCCGTTTCTACAAGATCGAGCCGAGGGATATCCTCGTGGTCGTGGACGATATCAACCTGCCGTTGGGGCGTATGAGGATCCGTTCGAAAGGCTCCGCCGGGGGGCATAACGGGTTGAAATCCGTCATCGCCCATCTTGGCAGCGCGGATTTTCCGCGTCTGCGTGTCGGCGTCGATCCCTGCCCGCCGCACTACGATATGGCCGCCTGGGTGACCGGACATTTTTCCGCTGACGATCGCCGCGTCGTTGACAGGTCAATTGAAAAAGCTTCAGCTTTTTGTCTGGAGTGGTGTTCGTCCAACGCAGAAAAACTTATGAACCGCGTGAACAGTTGTGATGTACGTTCTGTAAACGGCGAAGCATGA